CGACTTCGACTATGGCAACCTGGTGATCGAACCCCGGGAGGGGGAACGGTATATCGACGACGTGGATCGCCTGCAGAAGAAACTGGAGCAGATACCGGGCATTACCGGCACCGCCCCCCGCATCACCACGGGTGTCACCTACCTCTACAGGGGTAGGACGGCGGAGAGCAGCCTGTACGGCACCAATCCGCAGGATGAACGGTCCGTGACCCAGATCGAGCAGAGCCTGATCGAGGGCGAGTTCCTCTCCAGCGGCGACAGGAATGCGATCCTGATGGGCGCCACGCTCGCGGGGAGGGAAGGGGAGGAGACGGGAGGGCTCCCCTCCCTGCAGGGCGTCCAGGTCGGCGATTCGGTGCAGGTGCTGTACCCCAACGGGGTGGAGCGGACCTACCGGGTGAAGGGCATCTACGAGACCCAATCGTTCGGTGTCGACCTCGCCGCCTTCGTCACCACGGCTGAGATGCAGTCGGTGCTCGGGCTGGAGAATCAGGCATCCCAGATCCTGGTGAAGACCGCCGAGAATGGCAGGGAGCAGGAGTACAAGAGGCTGCTGCTGAGCTACGGCATCCAGGAGGAGGTTCGGACGTACCAGGAGAAGGCGGCCGGGTTCGTGGACCAGGCGATCCAGAGTTTCAACATCATCAACGCCATCTCGACAGGGGTCAGCCTGATCATCGCCGTCGTGGTGATCTTCATCGTCGTCTTCATCAACACGGTCAACAAGCGCCGCCAGATCGGGATCCTGAAGGCCATCGGGCTCAGCCAGCAGATCATCATCAATTCCTATGTTCTCCAGGTGCTCTTCATCACGTCTGCAGGGGCGCTGGCGGGGATGATCCTGAACGCGGGCGTGGGGGCGTATCTAACCGCCTACCCGCTGGTCTTTCCCGGAGGACCGGTCTACCCGGTGGTCGAGCCCGGGGATATCCTGCGGAGCATCGTCAGCCTGTTCGCGGTCTCGGTGGTCGCGGGCTATGTACCGGCGTGGAGGACGGTCCGCGAGGACATCCTGGCCGCCATACGGGGGCAGCCATGATCGTCGCCAGGGATGTGACCAGGATCTACACGATGGGCAGGGTCGAGGTGCGGGCGCTGCAAGGGGTCTCTTTTCAGGTGGAAAAGGGGGAGTTCGTCGGGATCACGGGGGCGAGCGGGAGCGGCAAGTCGACACTCCTCCACATCCTGGGCCTGCTCGACCGCCCCACCACGGGCAGCGTCACTATCGAGGGGACCGATGTGCTGGCGTTGACAGACCGCGAGCGGACCCTCTTTCGCCTGAACCGCCTGGGTTACGTCTTCCAGGACTACGCCCTGATCGGGGAGCTCACCGCCCGCGAGAACGTCTATCTCACCTCGCTCGTCCGGGCGACGCCGCGGGAGGAGTACCTCGCCCGCAGCGCCGAGATCCTGGAGCGGGTGGGCCTGGGAGAACGGATGGACTTTCGCCAGAGCGAGCTCTCGGGGGGCGAGCAGCAGCGGGTGGCGATCGCCCGGGCGCTCATCAACAACCCGAGCATCCTGCTCGCGGACGAGCCTCTCGCCAACCTGGACAGCGCGACCTCCCGCAGCATCCTGGACCTCTTCCAGGAGCTGAACGAGGATCTCCAGCAGACGATCGTAATGGTCTCCCACGAGGACTGGCACAGGGAGTACTTCTGCCGCATCATCAACTTAAAAGACGGGATGATCGAGGGCGAGGTGCAGTGCCGCCCCCGGGCCCGGGCGGATGCAGGATAGCAGGCCGGAACCCCCCGCCGCCCCGCCGGGCGACCTCCAGCTCTGCGCAGACCCGATTACGAACTCCGCTCGAGTGCGAGAATTCTATGCATATCCTTCCGAAGTTCGGGAACGCGGTTGACTACTGTTGCCCATACGAGCGCTACATCAATCCCGAAGCAGGTGTGGATCAGCTTGTCCCGCATGCCTGCCATCTCCTTCCAGGGTATGTCGGGATATTTCTGCCGGATAGTATGGGGACTTTCTTGCTCGCCTCGCCGACAATCTCGAACTTCCGGATGACGGCACTCTGTGTCTTATCGTCGCGAGCAAACTCTTCAGGCGTCATGCCTGCCGTGTACTCCTCGATCCTTGCAAGAGCGTCGAGAATATCCGAGAGGTAGAGGTCCGGTGCTCTCATGCGTAGATCAGGTCCCGGATGACCTGCTCACGGATATCAGGCCGCAATGCGGTCTGAGGCACCACATCCACCCGACGACCGAACCTCTCCTCCAGGAACTGCGACAGCCCGATGAAGTCGAAGAGATCCGCAGCGGGGCCGAACTCCACGAGCAGGTCGATATCACCTCTCCCGGTTCCTTTCGCGCATAGGACCCAAAGAGCCCGACGATCCGGACATGGTAGCGCTCTGCGAGCTCGTCTTTCATAGATTGCAGGTCCTCGAGTATTTCGGTGCGGTTCTTCGCATGCATTAGGGCTCAATCTTCATTCGTCTCTGGACTGCTTTAATTTATCTCCCTTGCCCTCCAATTCCACACGATGCCGCCGCGTGCTCGCCAGACGACTCATCGGCCAGGGCGTTCGGCATGCCCACGGATCCCTCGCCACTTTCATCCGCTATCCTTCTTCCCGGCATGCCGGCGCCTTCTCCTGAGCCGCGATGCACGGGATACTACTAATATCTTCAGGCCCTGCAATTCTCATTGCAGTATGGTTGATGTCGATCTGCTGAAGCGGTGGTGCGGAGAAGTGCGGCAAACCCTGCGGGATCTCGAGCGGATTGTCCGCCTGGGGGAGGCGGAGTTCCTCTCGAACCCGTACGTGCGGGATGCCGCCAAGTACCGGCTGATCGTGGCGATCGAAGGCGCAATCTCCATCTGCAGCCACGTCGATCGCCACGATCGCTCCAGGAGATACCAGACAGCTACGGGGACTGCTTCCTGCTCCTGGGCCGCGAGGGCGTGCTGGAGCGGGACCTCGCCGAACGCTGCGCAGAGATGGCGAAGTCCCGGAACCTGATCATTCACGCCAATGGGAAGATCGACGATCGAAGAGTCTTTGCCATCCTGAACGAGGACCTCGCCGATATCGAAAGGTTCGTCGCGGAGGTGCTGGACTGCGCAGGTCGCGTTGAGCGGCAGCGATAGGGAAGAGATCGTCTCCCGCATCCGCCGGGTCCTGGAGGGTCACGAGGAGGTCGTCTTCGCCTGCCGGTCGACGTGAGCGTGATCAACGCGGCGCCGCTCCGGGCGGTCCACCGCATGATCAGGGGGCAGCTGATCCTGAGCCGGGACGACGGGCGGCGGTTCCGGTGCATCGAACGGGTGTTGGCAGAGTACCTGGACCTCAAACCCATCGAGGAACGGATGATCGACGAGGTCCTGCGGGGAGGGGTGTGAGACATCCCCGATCCTCCCTCGCATCGGATCTTGCCTGGAAGCCGCTTACACCACCACGAGGAGAGAACGTGCCGCGATCGACCTGCCGGAAACGGTGCGCAACGGAACGATTCACTGGCAGGAAGGAGATCCTCAAGACGTTCGTTCCCTGAGATGATCACCAACCGAATCGAAGGTATCCTGGACTTCCAATCCTCATTTTCCGAGGAACGGTATTGAAACCTACTTTGACAATTTTGAGGCGCTGGCAACGGCGATCTTTCAATCCTCATTTTCCGAGGAACGGTATTGAAACGGGATATGCTACTCCTGACCCTGCACAACCTCCGCACCTTTCAATCCTCATTTTCCGAGGAACGGTATTGAAACGTATGCGGTGCATACAGACCGAGGGCGCCCGGTTACCTTTCAATCCTCATTTTCCGAGGAACGGTATTGAAACTTGCCCTGGGGGGCGATTTGCCCCGCCGGTGTTATTCTTTCAATCCTCATTTTCCGAGGAACGGTATTGAAACGGCGGGCCATTGTGTTGTGCCTGCGGTATTGTTGTCTTTCAATCCTCATTTTCCGAGGAACGGTATTGAAACGCACGAATCAGTTTGTCCCGATCCGCTCGTAATTCTACTTTCAATCCTCATTTTCCGAGGAACGGTATTGAAACGCCGGTATGTCCACGGCGGACATCATGACGTTGTTCGGCTTTCAATCCTCATTTTCCGAGGAACGGTATTGAAACCCACCCCACCGGCCCTGACCCGCACGGCGGAGGTATGCTTTCAATCCTCATTTTCCGAGGAACGGTATTGAAACGGCACCTGCCTGCCTGGTATCTCGGCCTCCATCCTGACTTTCAATCCTCATTTTCCGAGGAACGGTATTGAAACGGCGATGGGGTTCTCGCCGATATCCTGGATGGACGACTTTCAATCCTCATTTTCCGAGGAACGGTATTGAAACTTTAAAACAAGGCTCTCTATCTTTTGACTATGAATCTTTCAATCCTCATTTTCCGAGGAACGGTATTGAAACCCGTACCTTAAATCGATCACGGAAGTTCCGATTGTCACCTTTCAATCCTCATTTTCCGAGGAACGGTATTGAAACTTTATGCCGCGAGTGGATATATTAAAACGCCCGGACCTTTCAATCCTCATTTTCCGAGGAACGGTATTGAAACACATTCGAGACATTTGTGGTCGATCGGTCCCTGGCGTCTTTCAATCCTCATTTTCCGAGGAACGGTATTGAAACATGGGAGGGGCTCGGCGGGTATGGCCGGATGTACATCTTTCAATCCTCATTTTCCGAGGAACGGTATTGAAACTTTATCCAATTGTTCGTGTAGTATATGCTGACATATCTTTCAATCCTCATTTTCCGAGGAACGGTATTGAAACGGTGTCCGGTACGGAGGTTACCCTGCCCTGCCAGATCTTTCAATCCTCATTTTCCGAGGAACGGTATTGAAACTTTACTGCAAGGAGATGGGAAAGCGTCTCCTCCGGGCTTTCAATCCTCATTTTCCGAGGAACGGTATTGAAACACCATCAGGGAACTTATCGGGGACGCCATGCCGCTCGTCTTTCAATCCTCATTTTCCGAGGAACGGTATTGAAACACGAACTGTTGCATGTTCTGCTAGACGGTAGCCCCCTCTTTCAATCCTCATTTTCCGAGGAACGGTATTGAAACGTACGTGTATGATACAGGGGCGGTTCTGCGAAAACGACTTTCAATCCTCATTTTCCGAGGAACGGTATTGAAACGGTACTGGGTTCCGGCAGATCAGGTGCCGTATATCGCTTTCAATCCTCATTTTCCGAGGAACGGTATTGAAACGTCAGTTGTTTTTCAACTACCACCCGTTAAAACGGGTCTTTCAATCCTCATTTTCCGAGGAACGGTATTGAAACGCGATGTGTTTCACGCCGAGATCCACACCGATGACGCCCTTTCAATCCTCATTTTCCGAGGAACGGTATTGAAACAGCCCATGTAGCAAAAGGAACCGCATAGGCAACCACTTTCAATCCTCATTTTCCGAGGAACGGTATTGAAACACGCAAGGAAGAGCGGGTTGTTATAGGGAACCTGTTTCTTTCAATCCTCATTTTCCGAGGAACGGTATTGAAACGGCGAGCGCGGCGGCGAAAGCGGGAAAAATTGGTGGCTTTCAATCCTCATTTTCCGAGGAACGGTATTGAAACTGAGGGCGTCGGAGTCCAGGACCCCGGTGATATTGTCTTTCAATCCTCATTTTCCGAGGAACGGTATTGAAACACGCGATCGTCGTCCCGGGGACCGCCTCGATCACTCACTTTCAATCCTCATTTTCCGAGGAACGGTATTGAAACGTCAAGAGACTGTACCGGATCGTAGACGGGTTCCAACTTTCAATCCTCATTTTCCGAGGAACGGTATTGAAACGCGATCCTCGCCGGGGCCAACCTGCAGGGAGCGAACCTCTTTCAATCCTCATTTTCCGAGGAACGGTATTGAAACGATACGAAGACCAAGAACCATATCGGGCTTATCGGGCCTTTCAATCCTCATTTTCCGAGGAACGGTATTGAAACTCACCTTCGGCAGACTAGGTACGGAGACTTTAGGACTTTCAATCCTCATTTTCCGAGGAACGGTATTGAAACTTAGCAAAATAATCCCACACGCGGTAGCACCGTTCACCTTTCAATCCTCATTTTCCGAGGAACGGTATTGAAACGCTGGTCGCCGTAAACATTCCAGCGCGTGGTGTTGTCACCTTTCAATCCTCATTTTCCGAGGAACGGTATTGAAACTTGTAGTAGCGCCCGATATCGTAGGAGACGATCCACCTTTCAATCCTCATTTTCCGAGGAACGGTATTGAAACCCGAGGGGCAAATCTTCATTTCTGGGCGTGTTTATCTTTCAATCCTCATTTTCCGAGGAACGGTATTGAAACGGTGACACTCGAGTACTGGTGAAGGCGCTCTGTGAAGCTTTCAATCCTCATTTTCCGAGGAACGGTATTGAAACTGCGGCCCGGGTTGTGGGCGGAGACCGAGACGATCCCCTTTCAATCCTCATTTTCCGAGGAACGGTATTGAAACACGCGATCCGGTTCAGCGACCACCAAAAGGCGTGATCTTTCAATCCTCATTTTCCGAGGAACGGTATTGAAACTGCTCAAGGACATCAAGGCGGAGATCAAGAGCATCCCTTTCAATCCTCATTTTCCGAGGAACGGTATTGAAACTGCGGCGAATATCACACAAACGACAATCTACACACCTTTCAATCCTCATTTTCCGAGGAACGGTATTGAAACGAGGAAGATGCGTCCCACTCAAACCCGATGACATCCCCCTTTCAATCCTCATTTTCCGAGGAACGGTATTGAAACGCAGTAGAACGCAGGCAATATCTCCGATCCGTTCTCTTTCAATCCTCATTTTCCGAGGAACGGTATTGAAACATGGGATTCAATGGTATACAAATAAATATATTATTCCCTTTCAATCCTCATTTTCCGAGGAACGGTATTGAAACTGATGGCCGGCACCATCACGGCGAAGGTCCTATTTGCTTTCAATCCTCATTTTCCGAGGAACGGTATTGAAACCCTGCAGAACTACA
This region of Methanomicrobiales archaeon genomic DNA includes:
- a CDS encoding DUF86 domain-containing protein, whose protein sequence is MVDVDLLKRWCGEVRQTLRDLERIVRLGEAEFLSNPYVRDAAKYRLIVAIEGAISICSHVDRHDRSRRYQTATGTASCSWAARACWSGTSPNAAQRWRSPGT
- a CDS encoding FtsX-like permease family protein, with product MIEEVRVSSFLAWKSIRRGNKGTLLLTILIIALVFVNLVFLPSIIAGVVQTFNTQSIDFDYGNLVIEPREGERYIDDVDRLQKKLEQIPGITGTAPRITTGVTYLYRGRTAESSLYGTNPQDERSVTQIEQSLIEGEFLSSGDRNAILMGATLAGREGEETGGLPSLQGVQVGDSVQVLYPNGVERTYRVKGIYETQSFGVDLAAFVTTAEMQSVLGLENQASQILVKTAENGREQEYKRLLLSYGIQEEVRTYQEKAAGFVDQAIQSFNIINAISTGVSLIIAVVVIFIVVFINTVNKRRQIGILKAIGLSQQIIINSYVLQVLFITSAGALAGMILNAGVGAYLTAYPLVFPGGPVYPVVEPGDILRSIVSLFAVSVVAGYVPAWRTVREDILAAIRGQP
- a CDS encoding DUF86 domain-containing protein; its protein translation is MLERDLAERCAEMAKSRNLIIHANGKIDDRRVFAILNEDLADIERFVAEVLDCAGRVERQR
- a CDS encoding ABC transporter ATP-binding protein, whose product is MIVARDVTRIYTMGRVEVRALQGVSFQVEKGEFVGITGASGSGKSTLLHILGLLDRPTTGSVTIEGTDVLALTDRERTLFRLNRLGYVFQDYALIGELTARENVYLTSLVRATPREEYLARSAEILERVGLGERMDFRQSELSGGEQQRVAIARALINNPSILLADEPLANLDSATSRSILDLFQELNEDLQQTIVMVSHEDWHREYFCRIINLKDGMIEGEVQCRPRARADAG